In one window of Siphonobacter curvatus DNA:
- a CDS encoding S41 family peptidase has protein sequence MLCVQRYLFIYFVLGIRTFSIAQDNLLSTTAMREDLQFIREQLFKVHANPFSQLPKDKYKAYFDSLEMGLNHPLSITNFQQKASVALLPLGDEHAAISIRHANAQKKAPAWADSVATNLSYQRLGNTGYIFARSFATRGNQDLLIYERCIDSIFAVIRRDKVTRLAIDVSTNDGGASAVGTMIIKHIFQKPYKNYSMNWKRSEAYLDKLRSWGFSDENYKKALPGEILHFPSGTVTPGKVSHPFQGKVIVVIGPETFSSAIMFATLVQDNNMALLAGESPVNGHPTHFGEMYSTLLPNTQLELRFGVKEWIRPAGRDKVNKLVPDIPCKLPVDRDPIMLVKQLRW, from the coding sequence ATGCTTTGTGTTCAACGCTACCTCTTCATCTATTTCGTCCTGGGTATACGTACCTTCTCAATCGCTCAAGATAATCTTCTTTCAACCACAGCGATGCGGGAAGATCTTCAGTTCATTCGGGAGCAATTATTTAAAGTGCATGCCAATCCATTTTCCCAACTACCGAAGGATAAATACAAAGCATACTTTGATTCGCTCGAAATGGGGTTAAACCATCCCTTGTCCATTACTAACTTCCAGCAAAAGGCCAGCGTTGCCCTGCTACCGCTCGGCGATGAGCACGCAGCGATATCCATTCGACATGCAAACGCCCAGAAGAAGGCTCCGGCCTGGGCCGATAGCGTCGCCACCAATCTATCTTATCAACGGCTAGGTAATACCGGGTATATTTTCGCCCGTTCCTTTGCTACAAGAGGAAACCAGGATTTACTAATTTATGAGCGTTGTATCGACAGTATTTTTGCCGTAATCCGTCGCGATAAAGTTACGCGTCTTGCCATTGATGTTAGTACCAATGATGGCGGGGCATCCGCAGTCGGTACTATGATAATCAAGCACATTTTCCAAAAACCCTACAAGAATTATTCGATGAATTGGAAACGTAGCGAAGCGTATCTGGATAAACTAAGATCGTGGGGATTTAGTGATGAGAACTACAAAAAAGCCCTACCAGGAGAAATACTGCACTTCCCTTCCGGGACAGTTACACCAGGCAAGGTGTCCCATCCATTCCAGGGAAAAGTGATTGTGGTCATCGGTCCCGAGACATTTTCCAGTGCGATTATGTTCGCAACACTCGTGCAAGATAATAATATGGCTTTATTGGCCGGAGAGTCACCCGTGAACGGGCACCCAACTCATTTTGGCGAAATGTACTCGACCCTTCTTCCTAATACCCAACTGGAGTTACGTTTTGGAGTTAAAGAATGGATCCGGCCGGCTGGACGTGACAAAGTGAATAAACTGGTGCCGGATATTCCATGCAAACTCCCCGTTGACAGAGACCCTATCATGCTTGTTAAACAACTTCGATGGTAG
- a CDS encoding efflux RND transporter periplasmic adaptor subunit, translated as MKKILLMGWVMTLVACQSESTQQQTPTQAVATTAPKLEIALPISMVKQAGIQVGPAQQISLSEMIQANGTVEAPPQYVATISAPLGGFVKQMNLLQGSYVEKGQVVLTLEHPDYIKLQQEYLQALSRVSFLEQEFDRQAELAKENVGARRKLEQSESEYTSTKALVASLEAQLRLLGLNPKTIRQGSILSSIQLRAPFSGYVRSLQVNIGKHVNANESLMEIVNKQHLHVELQVFEKDINKVKEGQLIRFTLPQMNSGEQTARVELVAKTFDGQTKTVQVHGHLSEGFESLVPGSYVRARIMTSEHLVTAVPSDALVRDGNRNYVYVVVKKDPGQWVFKKVPVQAGTVEKGYTQITLDKAAPYSAEIVQKGSYFISAELAKAEG; from the coding sequence ATGAAAAAAATACTTCTAATGGGCTGGGTGATGACCCTGGTGGCGTGCCAGTCCGAATCTACTCAGCAACAGACCCCAACGCAAGCGGTTGCTACCACAGCCCCCAAACTGGAAATAGCCCTACCCATATCCATGGTAAAGCAAGCCGGCATTCAGGTGGGTCCTGCCCAGCAGATCAGCCTTTCAGAAATGATTCAGGCCAATGGTACGGTGGAAGCTCCCCCGCAATACGTGGCTACCATTAGTGCCCCCTTGGGCGGCTTTGTAAAACAGATGAATCTGCTGCAGGGTAGCTACGTCGAAAAAGGTCAGGTGGTACTTACCCTGGAGCATCCCGATTATATCAAGCTTCAGCAGGAATATTTACAGGCTCTGAGTCGGGTGAGCTTCCTGGAGCAGGAATTTGATCGGCAGGCCGAACTCGCCAAAGAAAACGTGGGAGCCCGCCGGAAACTCGAACAGTCTGAATCAGAATATACGTCCACCAAAGCCCTGGTCGCTTCTTTGGAAGCCCAGCTGCGGTTGCTGGGGCTTAATCCCAAGACTATACGTCAGGGCTCGATTTTGAGCAGTATCCAACTGCGGGCTCCCTTTAGTGGTTATGTAAGAAGTTTACAAGTAAATATTGGCAAGCACGTCAACGCTAATGAATCCCTGATGGAAATTGTCAATAAACAGCACCTGCACGTAGAACTTCAGGTCTTTGAAAAAGACATTAACAAAGTCAAAGAAGGGCAGCTCATCCGCTTTACTCTGCCGCAGATGAACTCGGGCGAGCAAACGGCCCGGGTGGAGCTGGTGGCTAAAACGTTCGATGGGCAAACCAAAACGGTTCAGGTGCATGGGCATTTATCCGAAGGGTTCGAATCACTCGTGCCCGGTTCGTACGTGCGGGCTCGCATTATGACCAGCGAGCACTTGGTTACAGCGGTTCCCAGCGATGCCCTAGTGCGAGATGGTAACCGAAATTACGTTTATGTTGTCGTTAAAAAAGATCCCGGACAATGGGTGTTTAAAAAAGTGCCCGTTCAAGCTGGAACGGTAGAAAAAGGCTATACCCAAATCACCCTTGACAAGGCCGCTCCCTATTCAGCAGAAATTGTTCAGAAAGGAAGCTACTTTATTAGTGCAGAACTGGCTAAAGCAGAAGGCTAA
- a CDS encoding LbetaH domain-containing protein has translation MPYGAGATSLPDVTIGEDAIVAAGAVVNRDIPDCTIVAGVPARVIKTL, from the coding sequence GTGCCGTATGGAGCAGGAGCTACTAGTTTACCCGACGTGACGATTGGTGAAGATGCCATCGTGGCCGCAGGAGCCGTGGTGAACCGGGATATTCCGGATTGCACTATTGTAGCGGGCGTTCCGGCTCGGGTGATTAAAACCTTGTAA
- a CDS encoding CusA/CzcA family heavy metal efflux RND transporter, with protein sequence MLHALIGFSIRNKLVVALGVLALMAWGGYAFTQLPIDANPDITNNQVQVVTQSSSLAAQEMEQFITFPLETSLRNIPGVTEIRSVSRFGLSVITVVFSDAVDTYLARQLVSEKIKESEQALMATEAAPQMAPITTGLGEIYQYVLRAAPGYQDQYDATELRTIQDWTIKRQLAGVSGVVDVSSMGGYLKQYEVSVNPEKLRGLNVTIAELFMALATNNANTGGSYIEKGPEAFFIRGEGMVHNAEEIGQIVVKTINQTPLLVKDIADVRIGHAVRYGALTRNGEGEVVGGTVLMLKGASSEKTIKAVKQRMDEIRLTLPKGLVIEPFLDRTVLIDKAIHTVAKNLVEGGVIVIIVLLVLLGNLRAGLIVASVIPLCMLFALGLMHTFGVSANLMSLGAIDFGLLVDGAVIIIEGMIFYLVQQKGLLQESMDKVARKSAQRMMQSALFGQLIILIVYFPILSLTGIEGKMFRPMALTVGFALLGAMLLCITYVPMMAAAFLKPDTQESVLSEKIMHGLHRIYDPLIRRALRYRAGVLGGSLVLLSVSVWVFTRMGGEFIPNLDEGDLAISLTLKPGSSLSQTIETSTKIERILKTSFPEVAEVVSKIGTAEIPTDPMPIEAGDIIVRLKEPKEWVTTKSKADLVEKMEAALSTLPGVNLEFTQPIQLRFNELMTGVKSDVAVKVYGEDLDTLFSRANQMAGVMSKVRGVADLKVEQIVGLPQMLVSYNRARLAEYGMNVSALNQILKTAFAGEATGVVFEGEKRFDLVVRLDSTHRQDISDIRQMYVDLPNGNQVPLEELASIRYSNAPMQISRDNARRRITIGVNVRGRDVEGLVGEIQQVLTEKVKLPPNYSITYGGQFENLVKAKSRLLVAVPVSLLLIFVLLFFTFGSIKQALMIYSAIPLSAIGGIWALELRGLPFSISAGVGFIALFGIAVLNGIVLISYFNELKAEGSTNLWRRVLRGTSVRFRPVVMTAAVASLGFLPMALSTTAGAEVQRPLATVVIGGLVSATLLTLIILPILYSYLDEPWKVSRKTSVTGLMLGLLILGNLPASAQALTLEQALTQALDRNQHLKSADVSVQVQEKLRRSAFDVPKTTLDFQRGQIQGVYPDYTFNAVQSIALPAFYQAQRRWQERQVDIARQNYRITRKELIREVKRAYHDLLLLHARLSVLQQQDSVFTKAAYAAGVRFRTGESNRLEEVTAQARQRDIQTQIRSIKTQISMARQALGIWLGQPEGVRIDTTQAIRIASRLSTPLTPDLNPELQLLASQRQAEEQRVEVEKKRALPELRLGYLNQSFEGSGGFQAVQLGVSIPLVAGWYRSRTEAARLSAQATQVEYDYQLSRFEGLAAIHQQEVVRTAQNLDYYLQTALPQAEFILTNAQKSYLAGEIEYVEFVQASLQAWQIKEQYLDQVWAYNHAVIELESLVLPID encoded by the coding sequence ATGCTTCACGCGTTAATCGGATTCAGCATCCGAAACAAACTCGTCGTGGCCCTTGGCGTTTTAGCCCTGATGGCCTGGGGCGGCTATGCATTCACGCAATTGCCCATTGACGCCAATCCCGACATTACCAATAACCAGGTACAGGTCGTTACCCAGTCGTCTTCGCTGGCGGCTCAGGAAATGGAACAATTCATCACGTTCCCCCTGGAAACTAGCCTACGCAATATTCCGGGAGTTACCGAGATTCGCTCCGTTTCCCGCTTTGGACTGTCGGTCATTACCGTAGTCTTTAGCGATGCGGTAGATACCTACTTAGCCCGGCAATTAGTCAGTGAAAAAATTAAAGAATCCGAGCAAGCCCTCATGGCGACAGAGGCGGCTCCCCAGATGGCTCCCATCACCACGGGTTTGGGCGAAATCTATCAGTATGTGCTACGGGCGGCTCCCGGGTACCAAGATCAATACGATGCGACCGAACTACGAACGATTCAGGACTGGACCATCAAACGCCAGTTGGCGGGTGTGTCCGGCGTAGTGGACGTGAGCAGCATGGGTGGCTATCTCAAGCAGTATGAAGTTAGTGTAAACCCTGAAAAACTGCGGGGACTCAACGTGACCATTGCCGAGCTGTTTATGGCTTTGGCTACCAATAATGCCAATACGGGAGGTAGTTACATTGAAAAAGGCCCCGAAGCCTTCTTCATTCGCGGGGAAGGCATGGTACATAACGCCGAAGAAATTGGTCAGATCGTCGTTAAAACCATCAATCAGACTCCTTTACTCGTGAAAGACATTGCAGACGTACGTATAGGTCATGCCGTAAGGTACGGAGCACTGACTCGAAATGGAGAAGGGGAAGTCGTAGGAGGTACGGTACTTATGCTCAAAGGAGCCAGCTCGGAGAAGACCATCAAGGCTGTCAAACAGCGGATGGACGAGATTCGCTTAACGCTTCCTAAGGGCCTGGTGATTGAACCTTTCCTGGATCGTACGGTACTAATCGACAAAGCCATTCATACAGTGGCCAAAAACCTCGTTGAAGGCGGAGTGATCGTGATTATCGTGTTACTGGTATTGCTAGGCAATTTGCGAGCGGGATTGATTGTGGCCTCCGTTATTCCGCTGTGCATGCTCTTTGCCCTAGGTCTAATGCACACGTTTGGGGTTTCGGCTAATCTGATGAGTTTAGGAGCCATTGACTTTGGCCTGCTCGTCGACGGAGCCGTGATTATTATTGAAGGGATGATTTTCTATCTAGTGCAGCAGAAAGGACTCCTCCAAGAAAGTATGGACAAGGTGGCCCGAAAATCCGCTCAGCGCATGATGCAGTCGGCCTTGTTTGGTCAGTTGATCATCCTAATCGTCTATTTTCCCATTTTATCCCTGACGGGCATTGAGGGCAAAATGTTTCGGCCCATGGCTCTAACGGTGGGGTTTGCCCTGCTGGGGGCCATGCTTCTCTGTATCACCTATGTACCCATGATGGCGGCGGCCTTTTTGAAGCCAGATACCCAGGAAAGTGTTCTTTCTGAGAAAATCATGCACGGATTGCACCGGATTTATGATCCGCTTATTCGCCGGGCCCTTCGCTATCGGGCGGGAGTTCTGGGTGGATCATTAGTACTATTAAGCGTGAGTGTATGGGTTTTTACTCGCATGGGCGGCGAATTTATTCCGAATCTGGATGAAGGTGATCTGGCCATCAGCCTTACGCTCAAACCGGGTTCTTCGCTGAGTCAGACCATCGAGACCAGTACAAAAATCGAGCGGATTCTAAAAACGTCTTTTCCGGAAGTCGCCGAAGTGGTTTCAAAAATTGGTACGGCTGAAATTCCTACGGATCCCATGCCCATTGAAGCCGGCGATATTATCGTACGGCTAAAAGAACCCAAGGAATGGGTGACGACGAAGAGTAAAGCTGACCTGGTGGAAAAAATGGAAGCGGCCCTTAGTACCCTTCCCGGTGTGAACCTCGAATTTACCCAGCCCATTCAGCTTCGGTTTAATGAACTCATGACTGGGGTAAAATCCGACGTAGCCGTTAAAGTGTATGGAGAGGACCTGGATACCCTCTTTAGCAGGGCCAATCAAATGGCTGGCGTCATGAGTAAGGTTCGGGGCGTAGCGGACTTGAAAGTTGAGCAGATCGTAGGGCTTCCCCAGATGCTGGTGTCTTATAACCGGGCCCGGCTGGCCGAGTATGGCATGAATGTATCGGCCCTCAATCAAATCCTGAAAACGGCCTTTGCCGGAGAGGCTACCGGAGTCGTGTTTGAGGGGGAGAAACGCTTTGATCTGGTTGTGCGTCTGGACAGTACCCACCGCCAGGATATATCCGACATTCGGCAGATGTACGTGGACCTGCCCAATGGTAATCAAGTCCCTTTGGAGGAGTTGGCCAGTATTCGCTACAGCAATGCTCCCATGCAGATCTCGCGGGATAATGCCCGGCGACGAATTACGATTGGAGTAAACGTCAGAGGTCGTGATGTTGAAGGGCTTGTCGGCGAGATTCAACAGGTACTGACTGAAAAAGTAAAGCTTCCACCCAATTACTCAATCACCTACGGCGGACAGTTTGAGAATCTAGTTAAAGCGAAGTCCCGCCTGCTGGTAGCTGTGCCGGTTTCGCTCCTATTGATTTTTGTGTTACTGTTTTTCACCTTCGGTTCCATTAAACAGGCCCTGATGATCTATTCGGCCATTCCGCTTTCGGCCATCGGGGGCATCTGGGCACTTGAACTGCGAGGTCTCCCTTTTAGTATTTCCGCAGGCGTGGGTTTCATTGCCCTGTTTGGAATTGCCGTCTTAAATGGGATTGTGCTCATCAGCTACTTCAACGAGTTGAAAGCGGAAGGATCTACCAATCTCTGGCGGCGGGTGTTGCGGGGCACGAGCGTACGGTTTAGGCCCGTTGTGATGACGGCGGCGGTAGCTTCACTGGGCTTTTTGCCCATGGCTCTTTCCACGACGGCCGGAGCTGAGGTGCAACGTCCGCTGGCTACCGTAGTCATCGGTGGACTGGTTTCGGCAACTTTGTTGACACTCATTATTTTGCCCATCCTATACAGCTATCTGGATGAACCCTGGAAAGTCAGCCGGAAGACGTCCGTTACTGGATTAATGCTGGGATTACTTATCCTGGGTAATCTGCCTGCATCCGCTCAGGCATTGACGCTGGAACAGGCCCTTACCCAAGCTTTGGACCGTAATCAGCATCTAAAGTCGGCTGACGTTTCCGTGCAGGTTCAGGAAAAGTTACGCCGCTCCGCCTTTGATGTCCCTAAAACTACGCTTGATTTTCAGCGGGGACAAATCCAGGGCGTTTACCCGGATTATACCTTTAATGCCGTGCAAAGCATTGCCTTGCCGGCCTTCTATCAGGCCCAACGTCGTTGGCAGGAAAGGCAGGTAGACATTGCCCGGCAGAACTATCGGATTACCAGGAAAGAACTGATTCGCGAGGTAAAAAGGGCGTATCATGACCTGCTGCTTCTGCACGCTCGGCTGAGTGTTTTGCAGCAGCAGGATTCCGTCTTTACCAAAGCAGCTTACGCGGCAGGGGTCCGGTTCCGAACGGGCGAGAGTAATCGTCTAGAAGAGGTAACGGCTCAGGCCCGCCAGCGGGATATTCAAACCCAAATCCGCTCTATAAAAACCCAGATAAGCATGGCCCGACAGGCACTGGGGATTTGGTTGGGGCAGCCCGAAGGCGTAAGGATTGATACTACGCAGGCGATTCGTATAGCTTCCCGATTGTCCACACCGCTTACTCCGGATCTTAACCCTGAGCTTCAGCTTTTAGCAAGCCAGCGGCAGGCAGAAGAGCAACGCGTAGAGGTAGAAAAGAAGCGAGCTTTACCCGAGCTGCGACTCGGCTATTTAAATCAATCCTTTGAAGGAAGCGGAGGTTTTCAGGCGGTGCAGCTAGGAGTATCGATTCCTCTGGTGGCGGGCTGGTATAGAAGTCGGACCGAAGCGGCCCGGCTTAGTGCCCAGGCTACGCAGGTTGAGTATGATTACCAGCTCAGTCGCTTTGAGGGACTCGCTGCCATCCACCAGCAGGAAGTCGTCCGAACGGCTCAGAATCTAGATTATTACCTGCAGACGGCACTGCCTCAGGCAGAATTTATTCTCACCAACGCCCAAAAGAGCTATCTGGCGGGCGAAATCGAGTACGTAGAATTTGTACAAGCCAGCCTGCAGGCCTGGCAAATTAAAGAACAATACCTGGATCAGGTCTGGGCTTATAACCACGCCGTCATTGAACTGGAATCTCTAGTACTTCCCATAGACTAA
- a CDS encoding PAS domain-containing protein has product MHYLKKELLALLASDERYFDFFQEAGIWTWDLMNQENQWMSPSFWEKLGYTPAEVSAVSSDIASLLHPDDRALVTNELSAHLADSSYPFEPLIRYFRKDGSILWVRCRGIAVRNAEGQPVRMLVAHRDITKEKEAELSARREALLYRYITNSQVLYVARTNLAGAYTFVSEDYAKSQGKTSQELIGTLAAESVLAEDVPLGLQAFESCTAQPEVPFTVILRKKSDAGQLKVHEWTFIGLSDTGNQVSEILCLGRDITESYKNQADLSVLLSATSDILSIVNAEGIITYLSPAWSRIYDFSVEESLGQNITAFLHPDDRAVAFETLAQANQIGYGKLEHRMRHRDGHYLWMETQANRYELTGEMVFTSHDITDRKKSEAELLRTRQLLEQTAEIARVGGWEYIVATGQVNRSAVAQAIYEDAAALPTSAEAALNAFTDEAVREKARMILRAAIEKGTPWNFEGQIRTARGNLKWIRSQGQADFENGICQRLIGSTQDITRDKVAQIELFRTHEFLENTGRIAKVGGWELQWPSQQLYWSSVTKEIHDLPLDFEPSVNAGINFYASTQDQARINQAVQEAVENGTPWDIEAQIRTGSGILKWVRTKGEVEWLDGKCVRIFGTFQDIDDRKKAEQETENARQQAEAASKAKSEFLANMSHEIRTPLNGVIGFTELLMKTRLDETQLQYQQMVFQSAQSLLDILSDILDFSKIEAGKLQLSAEKINLWELAEQALSIITAQGHQKGLEILLNLEPRVPTWVWVDGIRLRQILVNLLGNAVKFTSKGEIELKIDVVQSQSNQTTLQFSVRDTGIGISLENQHKIFEAFMQEDLSTTKKFGGTGLGLSISSRLVRLMGSEFRLESAPGHGSVFSFELTLPIEAERSASWPHLSSIKRILIVDDNASNRLILERMLALEQIPTALATNGMQALELAAKESFDIIIMDYHMPYFNGIDTLASLRRNHLNYSQPIVLMYTSSEDDDVEKACQEFSVSQRLIKPVRMQQLYQVLSNLMASTTMEPEPFIAEPEDTSFTPTPLPEKTRSVLLVEDNAVNRLLARKLIASLRPDLTIYEAHDGKQGLAAYLEHEPNLILMDIQMPEMNGYEATQAIRSKETKGRIPILALTAGTLAGEKERCLSAGMDEYLTKPIARAVLEKALNEWLPDC; this is encoded by the coding sequence ATGCATTACTTAAAAAAAGAACTCCTGGCCTTGCTGGCCAGTGATGAACGCTATTTTGATTTTTTTCAGGAAGCGGGCATCTGGACCTGGGATTTAATGAACCAGGAAAATCAATGGATGAGTCCTAGCTTCTGGGAAAAATTAGGCTATACGCCAGCAGAAGTTTCAGCGGTCTCTTCTGACATTGCATCTCTTTTGCATCCGGATGATAGAGCGTTAGTAACCAATGAGTTATCCGCCCATCTTGCTGATTCATCCTATCCCTTCGAACCCCTCATTCGCTACTTCCGCAAAGATGGATCTATTCTCTGGGTTCGCTGCCGGGGCATTGCCGTTCGCAATGCTGAAGGTCAACCCGTGCGTATGCTGGTTGCTCACCGAGACATTACTAAGGAAAAAGAAGCGGAACTCAGTGCTCGACGGGAGGCCTTACTCTATCGCTATATCACCAATAGTCAGGTTCTCTACGTAGCCCGAACGAATCTAGCGGGAGCCTACACCTTTGTCAGTGAAGATTATGCAAAATCCCAGGGTAAAACGTCTCAGGAGCTCATCGGTACTTTAGCTGCCGAGTCCGTCTTAGCGGAAGACGTGCCTCTAGGACTTCAAGCCTTTGAATCCTGCACGGCTCAACCGGAAGTGCCATTTACCGTTATTCTTCGCAAGAAGTCTGATGCGGGCCAACTTAAGGTGCACGAGTGGACCTTTATTGGACTAAGTGATACCGGCAATCAGGTCAGTGAAATTCTTTGCTTAGGTAGAGACATCACCGAGAGTTATAAAAACCAGGCTGATTTATCGGTTCTACTATCTGCTACTAGTGATATCCTTTCTATCGTTAATGCCGAAGGAATTATTACGTATTTGTCACCTGCCTGGAGCCGAATCTATGACTTTAGTGTCGAAGAAAGCCTAGGCCAAAACATCACTGCTTTTCTTCATCCCGATGATCGGGCTGTGGCCTTTGAAACCTTAGCACAAGCCAACCAGATCGGTTACGGAAAACTGGAACACCGCATGCGTCACCGGGACGGACATTATTTATGGATGGAAACCCAGGCTAATCGCTACGAATTGACGGGCGAAATGGTATTTACTAGTCACGATATCACTGATCGTAAAAAATCCGAAGCAGAACTGCTTCGAACGCGGCAACTGCTCGAACAAACGGCTGAAATTGCCCGGGTGGGCGGCTGGGAATACATCGTAGCTACGGGACAAGTCAATCGTTCGGCCGTAGCCCAAGCTATCTACGAAGATGCTGCTGCCTTACCCACGAGTGCGGAAGCTGCCCTTAATGCGTTTACTGACGAAGCCGTGCGAGAGAAGGCCCGAATGATTCTAAGGGCAGCCATTGAAAAGGGTACCCCTTGGAACTTTGAAGGCCAAATTCGCACCGCACGAGGGAATCTCAAGTGGATCCGAAGTCAGGGTCAGGCCGACTTTGAAAATGGGATTTGCCAGCGGCTGATCGGATCTACCCAAGATATTACGCGGGACAAAGTAGCCCAGATAGAGCTGTTTCGAACCCATGAGTTTTTAGAAAATACGGGCCGCATTGCTAAAGTGGGGGGCTGGGAATTGCAATGGCCCAGCCAGCAGCTGTATTGGTCGTCGGTAACTAAGGAAATTCACGATTTGCCTTTGGATTTTGAACCTAGTGTCAACGCTGGCATTAACTTCTACGCAAGTACTCAGGATCAGGCTCGCATTAATCAAGCGGTCCAAGAAGCCGTGGAAAATGGAACACCTTGGGATATAGAGGCTCAGATTCGAACAGGTTCGGGCATACTTAAGTGGGTGCGTACGAAAGGAGAAGTTGAATGGCTGGACGGCAAATGCGTGAGAATCTTTGGTACCTTTCAGGATATTGATGATCGAAAAAAAGCGGAACAGGAAACCGAGAATGCCCGCCAGCAGGCTGAAGCGGCCAGTAAAGCTAAATCCGAGTTTCTGGCCAATATGAGCCACGAGATCCGTACGCCCTTAAACGGAGTGATTGGCTTTACAGAACTTTTGATGAAAACCCGCCTCGATGAAACGCAGCTTCAATATCAACAAATGGTATTTCAGTCGGCTCAATCGCTGTTAGACATCCTGAGTGATATTTTAGACTTCTCGAAAATAGAAGCAGGTAAACTCCAGCTCAGTGCTGAAAAGATTAACCTATGGGAACTCGCTGAGCAGGCCCTGTCCATCATCACGGCCCAAGGCCATCAAAAAGGCCTGGAAATTCTCCTAAATTTGGAGCCTAGGGTACCTACCTGGGTATGGGTGGATGGCATTCGTTTGCGTCAGATTCTAGTCAATCTCTTAGGCAATGCCGTTAAATTTACTTCGAAAGGAGAAATTGAACTTAAAATTGACGTAGTCCAGAGTCAGTCAAATCAGACCACTTTGCAGTTTTCAGTTCGTGATACGGGCATTGGGATTTCTTTAGAAAATCAGCATAAAATCTTTGAAGCTTTTATGCAAGAGGACCTTTCGACGACTAAAAAATTTGGTGGCACAGGACTGGGGCTAAGTATTTCCAGTCGTTTAGTACGCTTGATGGGAAGTGAGTTCAGATTGGAGAGTGCTCCAGGCCATGGCAGCGTATTTTCTTTTGAGCTTACTTTGCCCATTGAAGCCGAACGCTCCGCATCCTGGCCTCATTTAAGCTCAATCAAGCGGATACTCATTGTGGATGACAATGCGAGTAATCGCTTGATTTTAGAGCGGATGCTAGCCTTGGAGCAAATCCCTACAGCATTGGCTACGAATGGGATGCAGGCCTTAGAATTAGCGGCGAAAGAATCTTTTGATATAATCATCATGGATTATCATATGCCCTATTTCAATGGCATTGATACCTTAGCCAGTCTCCGTAGAAACCATCTCAATTATAGCCAGCCCATCGTATTAATGTATACGTCTTCGGAAGACGATGACGTAGAAAAAGCCTGTCAGGAATTTAGTGTATCCCAGCGATTGATCAAGCCTGTACGAATGCAGCAGCTTTACCAGGTTTTATCAAATCTAATGGCGTCTACAACTATGGAGCCAGAACCTTTTATAGCAGAACCTGAAGATACTTCTTTTACTCCTACACCCTTACCAGAGAAAACCCGTTCGGTGCTACTGGTGGAAGACAATGCCGTTAATCGCTTACTGGCGCGAAAGCTCATTGCTTCGCTTCGTCCCGATCTAACTATTTACGAGGCTCACGACGGTAAGCAGGGTCTGGCAGCGTACCTTGAACATGAGCCGAATCTTATTTTGATGGACATTCAGATGCCCGAGATGAATGGGTATGAAGCAACTCAGGCCATCCGGTCAAAAGAAACGAAGGGGCGGATTCCTATTCTAGCCTTAACGGCGGGTACTCTAGCCGGAGAAAAAGAAAGGTGTCTATCGGCAGGCATGGATGAATATCTCACCAAACCCATTGCAAGGGCCGTTTTAGAAAAAGCACTTAACGAATGGCTTCCTGATTGCTAA
- a CDS encoding cation diffusion facilitator family transporter yields the protein MEKPIAPTNAQRGQQTMLMGIAVNVVLVIVKATAGWLGNSYALIADALESATDIVTSTFVWLGLRVASRKPDENHPYGHGKAEPLAALLVSLALVAAAILIAVESVHNIRTPHETPKAFTLLVLAGIVLVKEVLFRKMNQVGSEVDSSAVKADAWHQRSDAITSLTAFVGISIALIGGPGYESADDWAALLASLVIVFNAYHIFRPSFGEIMDESPAGAWKAEIEAIALSVAQVEGVEKCLVRKTGFEYFVDLHLEVDGNLTVREGHAIAHRVKEAIRAQKPAVYDVLIHIEPSS from the coding sequence ATGGAAAAACCAATTGCACCAACTAATGCTCAGCGGGGGCAACAAACTATGCTAATGGGCATTGCAGTAAACGTGGTATTAGTCATCGTAAAGGCAACAGCTGGCTGGCTGGGAAACTCTTACGCACTCATTGCCGATGCCCTGGAATCAGCCACCGATATCGTCACTTCCACATTCGTTTGGTTGGGCCTCCGAGTAGCCTCGCGAAAGCCCGACGAAAACCATCCGTATGGGCATGGCAAAGCTGAACCGCTGGCGGCCCTACTGGTTTCATTGGCTTTAGTAGCCGCAGCCATCCTGATCGCCGTGGAAAGCGTCCACAACATTCGAACGCCGCATGAAACGCCCAAAGCGTTCACACTGCTTGTTTTGGCGGGCATTGTCTTGGTTAAAGAAGTCTTGTTTCGTAAAATGAATCAGGTTGGATCGGAAGTGGATAGTAGTGCGGTTAAGGCCGATGCCTGGCACCAGCGGAGTGATGCTATTACCTCGCTGACGGCTTTTGTGGGCATTAGTATTGCTCTAATTGGCGGTCCGGGTTACGAATCGGCCGATGACTGGGCGGCCCTACTGGCCTCGCTGGTCATTGTCTTTAACGCTTACCATATCTTCCGGCCTTCGTTCGGCGAAATCATGGATGAATCCCCCGCCGGAGCCTGGAAAGCCGAAATTGAAGCCATTGCTTTGAGCGTGGCTCAGGTCGAAGGGGTTGAAAAATGCCTGGTACGAAAGACGGGGTTTGAATATTTCGTGGATTTGCACCTGGAAGTAGACGGCAATTTAACTGTTCGGGAAGGCCACGCCATTGCTCACCGGGTCAAAGAAGCTATCCGGGCTCAGAAACCCGCTGTTTACGATGTACTCATTCATATTGAACCCAGCTCATGA